GTTATTGAATTAATATGAAGACGGACTTAATGAGAAATTAAATCAAGCGATAGCGCTGACGGTAATTTCTATTTTCATTCCCGGAACCACTAATTTCTCGACAATAACCGTGGAGCGGTTGGGATAAGGATAATTAAAGTATTTCCGGTAAATATCATCGAGCAATTTAACGTCGTTGACGTCGGTGAGATAAACGATCACCTGCAGCACCTTATCGCTGTGGCTGCCCGCCGCCTTCAGCGTCTGCGCCAGGTTATCGAAGGTTAACGCAATCTGTTGCTCCGGCGCGCCGGTCTCAATGCTGCCGTCCGCCCGCACCGGGCCGTGAGCGGTAAACAGCATGCCGCCGCCCCGGGTGGCCCAGGAAAAAGGCTGGCCGATATCCGGCAGCCCGGTCTCTACGATCTCGCGCATGTCAGTGGTTCCCGTGGTGGTCAAGTTGGCGGAGCAGCGCGCCATCGGCGGCGAACAACGCATCCAGAATGGTGAAATGATTAGCGCCGGGCACCGCGACCAAATCGACCGGTAACCCGCGTTGACGCAGCGCCGCATGATAGTATTGCGATTGCCCGATCAGTTCCGGCAGTTCAGCCGCGCCGTAATACAGCGTGAGCGGTTTACTGCGCGCCGGCAGCCGGCGCGC
The sequence above is drawn from the Serratia sp. FDAARGOS_506 genome and encodes:
- a CDS encoding RidA family protein, whose translation is MREIVETGLPDIGQPFSWATRGGGMLFTAHGPVRADGSIETGAPEQQIALTFDNLAQTLKAAGSHSDKVLQVIVYLTDVNDVKLLDDIYRKYFNYPYPNRSTVIVEKLVVPGMKIEITVSAIA